A stretch of the bacterium genome encodes the following:
- a CDS encoding BatA domain-containing protein — MFSFLNPLLLFGLIAGAVPLIIHFLTKRETRKIFFGSIRFLKELEENKRSRINIDFLLLLLLRILIIVFFCAGLARPLTSFGFLGLGNKEAKSIIFLIDNSYSMGYRDTGNTLFLKAKKKAEEIIDGLSLNDEAGIIFFNEKPVRQSIGFTNNKQTLDNILQNTGLSFAKTGMQNALEAANEFFAQAKNSKKELYILSDFQKNGFSDIQSVKGIKVIPLVFRPGVPSNITVTGMEFPNYISSKNTTRINFHIKNTGEEKKLHAILYLEKNKIGETDITIKDDSEGTAVFFYSFPEKGRYKGFLEIEGSDNLKADNRYYFCVEAMKPLQVLLLAGNKENGEENFYIKQALSSTGDSPIILKDLSVEKSDYGVFQSFPVVILNNLPRIDRKLEEALLKFANAGGGILISLGGNISIKDYSGYSSLLPAKLQFKIGSEEETSKYYKIMSFDKSHPVFKIFTAESFASTHFYSFFGTETNLLDLNTRVLARFDDGYPFVIEKKTGLGKVLLFTSSLDSGWSDFPLRKNYLPLLHQAVYYLSQSQELKKRQVILEGEFFDKEPGIDLIKQPDDYIALNLSPEEADLSYVLKDEIDKRLESKNLDLKDINPVLAPKEEISGIFLLLVLILLVLENIISNKDIKIAGPE; from the coding sequence ATGTTTTCGTTTTTAAACCCGTTATTGCTTTTTGGCCTGATTGCGGGGGCAGTCCCCTTAATTATTCATTTCCTTACAAAACGGGAAACCAGGAAAATATTTTTTGGAAGTATCCGTTTTTTAAAAGAACTGGAAGAAAACAAGAGAAGCCGTATTAATATCGATTTTCTTCTGCTTCTTCTTCTCAGGATACTCATTATTGTTTTTTTCTGCGCCGGGTTGGCAAGGCCTTTGACATCTTTTGGATTTTTGGGATTGGGAAACAAGGAAGCGAAAAGCATTATCTTTCTTATCGATAATTCTTACAGCATGGGATACAGGGACACCGGAAATACACTTTTTTTAAAAGCGAAGAAAAAAGCGGAAGAAATTATTGACGGGCTTTCCTTGAACGACGAGGCAGGTATAATATTTTTTAATGAAAAACCGGTCCGCCAGAGCATTGGTTTCACAAATAACAAACAGACGTTAGATAATATCCTGCAAAATACAGGGCTTTCTTTCGCAAAAACCGGGATGCAAAATGCGTTAGAGGCGGCAAATGAATTTTTTGCCCAGGCAAAAAATTCAAAAAAAGAGCTTTATATTCTTTCGGATTTTCAAAAGAACGGTTTTTCAGATATACAATCCGTTAAAGGAATTAAAGTTATCCCGCTTGTTTTCAGGCCGGGGGTGCCTTCTAATATAACAGTGACAGGCATGGAGTTTCCGAATTATATAAGCTCTAAAAATACTACAAGGATCAATTTCCATATAAAAAATACCGGGGAAGAAAAGAAATTGCATGCCATATTGTATCTCGAGAAAAATAAGATTGGCGAAACAGACATTACCATAAAGGATGATTCGGAGGGGACCGCGGTTTTCTTTTATTCTTTTCCTGAAAAGGGCAGATATAAAGGATTCCTGGAAATCGAAGGAAGCGATAATTTAAAGGCGGACAACAGGTATTATTTTTGTGTTGAAGCCATGAAACCGCTGCAAGTCCTTTTACTTGCCGGGAACAAAGAAAACGGGGAAGAAAATTTTTACATTAAACAGGCGTTATCTTCAACAGGAGATTCACCTATAATATTAAAAGACCTTTCCGTTGAAAAATCAGATTATGGGGTTTTTCAGTCTTTTCCCGTGGTCATTCTCAATAATCTGCCGCGGATAGACAGGAAATTGGAGGAAGCGCTTTTAAAATTTGCAAATGCGGGCGGCGGGATATTAATAAGCCTGGGCGGCAATATTTCGATAAAAGATTACAGCGGTTATTCTTCACTGCTTCCCGCAAAATTGCAGTTTAAAATCGGGAGCGAGGAAGAAACCAGTAAATATTATAAAATAATGTCGTTTGATAAATCCCATCCGGTATTTAAAATTTTTACAGCGGAATCTTTCGCGTCAACCCATTTTTATTCCTTTTTTGGCACAGAGACGAATCTCCTGGACCTGAATACCCGTGTCTTAGCCAGGTTTGACGATGGATATCCCTTCGTTATAGAAAAAAAGACGGGCCTGGGAAAAGTTTTGCTCTTTACCTCATCTCTCGATTCCGGCTGGAGTGATTTCCCTCTAAGAAAGAATTATCTTCCATTACTGCACCAGGCGGTTTATTATCTTTCCCAATCACAAGAGTTGAAAAAAAGGCAGGTTATACTGGAAGGTGAATTTTTTGATAAAGAGCCGGGGATTGATTTAATTAAACAGCCGGATGATTATATAGCCCTCAATCTTTCTCCGGAAGAAGCTGATTTATCTTATGTTTTAAAAGACGAGATAGATAAAAGATTAGAAAGCAAAAACCTTGATTTAAAAGATATAAATCCCGTTTTAGCTCCAAAAGAAGAAATATCCGGTATATTTTTACTTTTGGTCTTAATTTTACTTGTTTTGGAGAATATAATTTCCAACAAAGATATAAAAATCGCCGGGCCGGAGTAA
- a CDS encoding glutamine amidotransferase, which produces MPKIIFSPQIPVLIILFLVFIAVAVTFYTYKRVTGRPELILVSLRLTAILVILFVLFQPLISITGQKKEKSNIIFLIDNSASMGILDKNGKDRLSRLKELFKEKNILNDLSKKNNVHYYSFSGKLKKMNINDIGALKAGETKTDFFAVLSEVDKDFRKESIAGIFILSDGIDNHPENKFNLPGDLPYPVFTISPGEEKTLRDININLNNVPEKAFLDKKTAVNFTIELSGFGAKNVYCVLREDGTEIKKEKFKVLPGKNTLSLEFTPKNTGPHHYLLYIPNEINEATPENNEEEFYMNVIKDKLYILVLGGAPSPEYKFLHKYVSREPNIKSRFLVSKNKNGDFFKLEENEGNDYFPVKKEDLFEYDLIIFNDIERKKIPETLISWIKEFTGGRGGGVLMLGGKNSFHEGGYSGSAVEDILPVVFKKEGPLLSESKFSFELTNDGKTHPAAQLIPDSLKNTQVWKELPVLEGYNIINKGKPGALILAVASPDKNNIVWAAQSYGRGRTMAVMANDLWRWDFLMTGIGKTSEYYERFWSRVISWLTSVKGDVFDVETDKLVYSSGETANLMASLYQKELTSFKINGFVKEKKERNREVKDIIVFSSYSGSKDLLKAEYKPPVPGEYDITVEAFGGKGFIGRVIKKIFVKKDRAEWQNIKIDEKFLKEISDRSHGKFYKAEELIPFEFKKFEGDIKNKILKTKVSYDLSLWDNVFVFSLFVILLASEWYLRKRRGLK; this is translated from the coding sequence ATGCCAAAAATTATTTTTTCACCGCAAATCCCTGTTTTAATAATATTGTTCCTTGTTTTTATTGCAGTGGCCGTGACATTTTATACCTATAAACGTGTAACCGGCAGGCCGGAATTGATACTTGTATCCCTGCGGTTAACAGCGATTCTTGTTATTTTATTTGTCCTGTTCCAGCCTTTGATTTCTATAACGGGGCAGAAAAAGGAAAAAAGCAATATTATTTTTCTTATTGATAACTCGGCAAGCATGGGAATTTTAGACAAAAATGGAAAAGACAGGCTGTCCAGGCTGAAAGAATTATTTAAAGAAAAGAATATTTTAAATGATTTATCAAAGAAAAATAACGTGCATTATTATTCATTTTCCGGCAAGCTGAAAAAGATGAATATTAATGATATTGGGGCGTTGAAAGCCGGTGAAACCAAAACTGATTTTTTTGCCGTGTTATCGGAAGTTGATAAAGATTTCAGAAAAGAATCAATAGCAGGGATTTTTATTTTAAGCGACGGGATTGATAACCATCCTGAAAATAAGTTTAATTTACCCGGGGACCTTCCGTATCCGGTTTTCACGATAAGCCCCGGGGAAGAAAAGACACTCAGGGATATAAATATAAATCTCAACAATGTGCCGGAAAAGGCGTTTCTTGACAAAAAAACAGCCGTAAATTTTACTATTGAATTATCCGGTTTTGGTGCGAAAAATGTTTACTGTGTCCTCAGAGAGGACGGGACAGAAATAAAAAAAGAAAAATTTAAAGTTTTGCCCGGAAAAAACACATTGTCTTTGGAATTCACTCCAAAAAATACAGGCCCGCATCATTATTTGCTATACATACCCAATGAAATAAATGAAGCAACTCCGGAGAATAATGAAGAAGAATTTTATATGAATGTAATTAAAGATAAACTTTATATTCTTGTTCTTGGGGGGGCGCCTTCTCCGGAGTATAAATTTTTACATAAATACGTTTCCAGGGAACCGAATATAAAATCCCGGTTTTTAGTATCAAAAAATAAAAACGGCGATTTTTTTAAACTTGAAGAAAACGAGGGGAATGATTATTTCCCTGTGAAAAAAGAGGATTTGTTTGAGTATGACCTTATTATTTTTAACGATATTGAAAGAAAAAAAATACCGGAAACATTAATATCATGGATCAAAGAATTTACAGGCGGCCGGGGCGGCGGAGTTTTGATGCTGGGAGGAAAGAATTCTTTTCATGAAGGAGGATACAGCGGTTCAGCGGTTGAGGATATTTTGCCCGTAGTTTTTAAGAAAGAAGGTCCTTTATTGAGTGAAAGCAAATTTTCGTTTGAATTGACTAATGACGGAAAAACACACCCCGCGGCACAACTGATTCCTGATTCTTTAAAAAATACACAAGTTTGGAAGGAATTGCCTGTTTTGGAAGGATATAATATTATAAATAAAGGAAAACCGGGTGCGTTGATTTTGGCTGTGGCGTCGCCGGATAAAAATAACATAGTTTGGGCCGCGCAATCTTACGGCAGGGGAAGGACAATGGCGGTTATGGCAAATGATTTATGGCGGTGGGATTTTTTAATGACAGGAATAGGAAAAACTTCCGAGTATTATGAACGTTTTTGGAGCCGTGTTATATCATGGCTGACTTCAGTTAAAGGGGACGTTTTTGATGTTGAAACCGATAAGCTTGTTTACTCTTCTGGAGAAACTGCTAATTTAATGGCTTCACTATATCAGAAAGAATTAACTTCTTTTAAAATAAATGGTTTTGTAAAGGAAAAAAAAGAAAGAAACAGGGAAGTTAAAGACATTATTGTTTTTTCTTCTTACAGCGGAAGCAAGGATTTATTAAAGGCGGAATATAAACCTCCTGTGCCGGGGGAATATGATATTACAGTTGAAGCTTTTGGCGGTAAAGGTTTTATAGGCAGGGTGATAAAAAAAATATTTGTTAAAAAGGACAGAGCAGAGTGGCAGAATATCAAAATAGACGAAAAATTTCTTAAAGAAATTTCAGACAGGAGCCATGGTAAATTTTACAAAGCAGAGGAGTTAATTCCCTTTGAATTTAAAAAGTTCGAGGGTGATATTAAAAACAAAATATTAAAAACAAAAGTATCTTATGACCTTAGCCTATGGGATAATGTTTTCGTTTTCTCTCTGTTTGTAATTTTGCTTGCCTCCGAGTGGTATTTGAGAAAAAGAAGAGGCTTAAAATAA